The following coding sequences lie in one Mus musculus strain C57BL/6J chromosome 11, GRCm38.p6 C57BL/6J genomic window:
- the Drg2 gene encoding developmentally-regulated GTP-binding protein 2 isoform X1, with product MTSTASEAASYEFTTLTCIPGVIEYKGANIQLLDLPGIIEGAAQGRGRGRQVIAVARTADVVVMMLDATKGDVQRSLLEKELESVGIRLNKHKPNIYFKPKKGGGISFNSTVTLTQCSEKLVQLILHEYKIFNAEVLFREDCSPDDFIDVIVGNRVYMPCLYVYNKIDQISMEEVDRLARKPNSVVISCGMKLNLDYLLEMLWEYLALTCIYTKKRGQRPDFTDAIILRKGASVEHVCHRIHRSLASQFKYALVWGTSTKYSPQRVGLTHTMEHEDVIQIVKK from the exons ATGACCTCTACAGCCAGCGAAGCTGCGTCCTATGAGTTTACCACCCTGACGTGCATCCCTGGGGTCATTGAA TACAAAGGTGCCAACATCCAGCTCTTGGACCTTCCTGGAATCATTGAAGGAGCAGCACAAG GCCGAGGCCGTGGCCGGCAGGTGATTGCCGTAGCACGCACAGCTGATGTCGTCGTCATGATGCTGGATGCCACCAAGGGAGATGTGCAGAG GTccctgctggagaaggagctggagtCTGTGGGTATTCGCCTGAACAAGCATAAGCCCAACATCTATTTCAAG CCCAAGAAAGGTGGTGGCATCTCCTTTAACTCAACAGTCACACTGACACAATGCTCTGAGAAGCTGGTGCAGCTCATCCTACATGAATACA AGATCTTCAACGCCGAGGTACTCTTCCGAGAAGACTGCTCTCCAGACGACTTCATCGATGTGATTGTGGGCAACCGGGTGTATATGCCCTGCCTCTAT GTGTATAACAAAATCGACCAGATCTCCATGGAAGAAGTAGACCGTTTAGCTCGAAAGCCCAACAGTGTAGTTATCAG TTGCGGTATGAAGTTGAACCTCGACTACCTGCTGGAGATGCTGTGGGAGTACCTGGCCCTCACCTGCATTTACACCAAGAAGAGAGGAC AGAGACCGGACTTCACAGACGCCATCATTCTCCGGAAAGGGGCCTCTGTTGAACACGTG TGCCACCGCATCCATcggtcactggccagccagttcaAGTACGCCTTGGTGTGG GGTACCAGCACCAAGTACAGCCCACAGCGGGTAGGCCTGACCCACACTATGGAGCATGAGGACGTCATCCAGATTGTGAAGAAGTAG